From Pleurocapsa sp. PCC 7319:
GGATTTAGTATCAACGAAATAGATATTTAGCTTCTAACTTTCGCTTAATAGTTGAATATTTTCCCAAGACTAAAGTTAGAGTCACAATTATTGTGCGTGTAAATCACTCCTCAATGTCAAAACAAAAAGCGATCGCTGTGGTACTGGTAACAGCGATCGCCTTAATTGAATTGGAAAAGAGAGGTGATCGCTAGTGCGATCGCCTTAAAAGACAGTATGAAGAAATATGATTAACTTTTCTTGCTTCAAGAAACAGCTATTTTATTCTGTCTAAACCCTTTATTTTTGCTCTATTAAGCTATACGCTCAATAGAGGTAATCGCATCATCATTAGCACCAAGATTATAGCCTCCTGGTGCTAAAACACCTGTATCACCCTCTCCGACATTAGTATAGAACCGCCATGTACCCTCGTTAACTACGATTGATGAAACGGTATCGTTAAAAGTAGTTTCGTTACCATTGGAATCCAAACCAATATTAATCACCTCACCTATATCCGCACCACTTACACCCAATCTCTGTCCTGTTGCGTCAGGATCCTTGTATAACAATATTTCTCCTTCAGCAAGACTGTCAAAAGAAAAATTGGCACCACCACTATAATTAGCAGCAGTCTCAGGTGTAATATCTTGCACGAAGTTAATGTTATATAGTCGATTGGACTGATTGTTAATCTTAGACATTATTTTCTCCTAATAATTTGAGTTAGTTCTAGTTATTTACCTGGCAAAATTAATAGTGACAATTAGTAATTAACTGATAAATATTGCTCTGGTTTTAACTGTCTTAATAATAAAAAATTGCTAAAATAAAAACATCTGAAAAACGTCTTGGATTTAGTATCAACGAAATAGATATTCAGCTTCTAACTTTCGCTTAATAGTTGAATATTTTCCCAAGACTAAAGTTAGAGTCACAATTATTGTGCGTGTAAATCATTCCTCAATGTCAAAACAAAAAGCGATCGCTGTGGTACTGGTAACAGCGATCGCCTTAATTTAATTAGCTTGTTAGTTCAAAATTTGGTTCAACTAGCTTATGGCTTGTAAAGAAGAGATTTCCATTGCTAAATCGCCAGCACTTGTAGTCGTAAATGGTCCTACCTCAATGTAGTCTCCCTCAAAATTGGGATCTTCGTAGAATCTCCAAGTCTGACCATTTTCAACAGTAATAGATTGGGTCAAGTTGTCAAAATCGAAATCACTTAAATCTTCTATTTTTTCATTAGTTTTAAGGCTAACTCCTCCTCGACCTGGTTCAGAAAATAAAGTCACATCGGCAAGACCATTAACTGTACTTCCTCCAGAATAGGCTTCAGCAGCTTCAGAAGTAATATCTTGAAATAATTCGATGTTATGGAGAGATTTGGTCTGATTGTTGATTTTATGCATTGTTTTGCTCCTAATAATTTTTTAGTTGATTCTAGTTATTAACTCGGCAAAATTTAGAGAAATAACTATTTGTTTACTGATAAATTTTGCTTTGTTTTTAACTATCTTGATAATAAAAAAAAGCTAGAAGAAAAACATCTGAAAAAAGTCTCAAATCTCCCCTCAACTAAATGCATATTAAGCCTCTAACTTTCGCTTATAAGTTGGAAATATTTCCCTAAGACTAAAGTCAGAGTCACAATTATTGTGCGTGTAAATCACTCCTCAATGTCAAAACAAAAAGCGATCGCTGTGGTACTGGTAACAGCGATCGCCTTAATTTAATTAGCTTGTTAGTTCAAAATTTGGTTCAATTAGTTTATGGCTTGTAAAGAAGAGATTTGCATTGCTAAATCGCCAGCACTTGTAGTCGTAAATGGTCCTACTTCAATGTAGTCTCCCTGAAAATCGGGATCTTCGTAGAATCTCCAAGTCTGACCATTTTCAATAGTAATAGATTGGGTCAAGTTGTCAAATTTGATCGCGAGTATAAAAGAATAGATATTCTAGTCTTAAATTGA
This genomic window contains:
- a CDS encoding beta/gamma crystallin-related protein; protein product: MSKINNQSNRLYNINFVQDITPETAANYSGGANFSFDSLAEGEILLYKDPDATGQRLGVSGADIGEVINIGLDSNGNETTFNDTVSSIVVNEGTWRFYTNVGEGDTGVLAPGGYNLGANDDAITSIERIA
- a CDS encoding beta/gamma crystallin-related protein, producing the protein MHKINNQTKSLHNIELFQDITSEAAEAYSGGSTVNGLADVTLFSEPGRGGVSLKTNEKIEDLSDFDFDNLTQSITVENGQTWRFYEDPNFEGDYIEVGPFTTTSAGDLAMEISSLQAIS